A single genomic interval of Verrucomicrobiia bacterium harbors:
- a CDS encoding P-II family nitrogen regulator, which yields MKYIVAIIQPDKLDEVLQELEQSEIHLVTVSPVMGRGRQRGISEVYRSHKEAGSLLKKTKLEIAVNDTFVKAAVDAIIKGAKTGEIGDGKIFVLDLEQCVRIRTGEQSTAAIG from the coding sequence ATGAAATATATCGTTGCCATTATCCAGCCGGACAAGCTGGACGAAGTTCTGCAGGAGCTCGAGCAGAGCGAGATTCATCTTGTGACCGTCTCCCCGGTGATGGGCCGCGGACGCCAGAGAGGCATTTCGGAAGTTTACCGCAGCCACAAGGAAGCGGGTTCGCTGCTCAAGAAGACGAAGCTGGAGATCGCGGTCAACGACACGTTCGTGAAAGCGGCTGTCGACGCGATCATCAAAGGCGCCAAAACCGGCGAAATCGGAGACGGCAAGATTTTCGTCCTCGATCTCGAACAGTGCGTGCGCATCCGTACCGGCGAACAAAGCACCGCCGCGATCGGTTAG
- the cysC gene encoding adenylyl-sulfate kinase — MESSVFERTGVRLLRGVTVWLTGLPSSGKSTIARFLERQFRKWDLKVELLDGDVVRTNLSKGLGFSREDRETNIKRIGFVCHLLTKNGVAAIASAVSPYREVRDYNRRMIGSFVEVYVKASVEECEKRDVKGLYKKARAGEIKEFTGVSDPYEEPLNPEVVCDTAAESLEQSAGKVVKRLEELGYLKFEG, encoded by the coding sequence GTGGAAAGTTCTGTCTTCGAGCGAACCGGCGTCCGCCTTTTAAGAGGGGTCACGGTGTGGCTCACGGGACTTCCGAGCTCCGGAAAATCCACGATCGCGCGTTTTTTGGAACGCCAATTCCGCAAGTGGGACTTGAAGGTCGAGCTTTTGGACGGAGACGTGGTCCGGACCAACTTGAGCAAGGGCCTGGGATTTTCCCGCGAAGACCGGGAAACCAATATCAAACGCATCGGTTTCGTCTGCCACCTCTTGACCAAAAACGGCGTCGCGGCCATTGCCTCCGCGGTTTCTCCCTACCGCGAGGTTCGGGACTATAATCGCCGGATGATCGGCAGCTTCGTCGAAGTCTACGTCAAGGCCTCGGTCGAGGAATGCGAGAAGCGCGACGTCAAAGGCCTTTACAAAAAGGCCCGCGCCGGCGAGATCAAGGAATTTACCGGCGTCAGCGACCCGTACGAAGAGCCGCTGAATCCTGAAGTGGTCTGCGATACGGCGGCTGAAAGTCTGGAACAATCCGCCGGAAAAGTCGTGAAGCGCCTGGAAGAGCTGGGATATCTCAAGTTCGAGGGTTAA